In Alteribacter lacisalsi, a genomic segment contains:
- a CDS encoding FecCD family ABC transporter permease → MHTESSKLPFSILLPAALILLAAAFTLALSAGAAQIPFLDVMRAMFTNETGESLSIIREIRLPREIGAAVVGAALATAGALMQGMTRNPLADPGLLGLTAGANAALAVTIALIPGTNYFAIMIACFIGAAIGGAVVFGISRVRRGPMSPFRIVLAGAAVSAFLQAIAEGIGLTFRISQEVALWTAGGLLGTNMSQLQLVVPVIGIGLLTALLLSRQVTILSLNEEVAAGLGQRTELVKGILFVTVILLTGASVALAGNLAFIGLMVPHIVRAVAGTDYRFVIPLSAITGAVFMLLADTLGRTIHAPYETPVAAIIAILGLPFFLWVVRKGGRGY, encoded by the coding sequence ATGCACACTGAATCCAGCAAACTGCCATTTTCAATACTGCTCCCTGCGGCGCTCATCCTGCTGGCTGCTGCGTTCACGCTGGCCCTTTCGGCAGGAGCGGCGCAGATCCCGTTCCTGGATGTGATGCGCGCCATGTTTACAAATGAAACCGGAGAATCCCTTTCGATTATCCGGGAAATCCGGCTGCCCCGTGAAATCGGGGCAGCCGTTGTCGGAGCGGCGCTGGCAACCGCCGGGGCCCTCATGCAGGGGATGACGAGGAACCCGCTGGCAGACCCTGGGCTTCTCGGTCTGACTGCCGGTGCCAACGCGGCGCTTGCCGTTACCATAGCGCTCATTCCGGGGACAAATTACTTTGCCATCATGATTGCCTGTTTTATTGGAGCGGCCATCGGAGGCGCGGTCGTGTTCGGTATCAGCAGAGTCCGGCGAGGGCCCATGTCTCCGTTTCGTATTGTCCTGGCTGGCGCGGCGGTTTCTGCGTTTTTACAGGCAATAGCAGAAGGGATTGGGCTCACGTTCCGTATTTCCCAGGAAGTGGCCCTCTGGACGGCAGGCGGACTTCTCGGAACGAACATGAGCCAGCTTCAGCTCGTCGTACCCGTGATCGGCATCGGTCTTTTGACTGCCCTCCTCCTTTCCAGACAGGTCACCATCCTGAGTCTGAACGAGGAAGTGGCTGCCGGTCTCGGTCAGCGGACGGAACTGGTTAAAGGCATCTTGTTTGTAACCGTGATCCTCCTCACAGGGGCGTCGGTCGCCCTAGCCGGAAACCTGGCGTTTATCGGCCTGATGGTGCCGCACATCGTCCGGGCTGTGGCAGGAACCGATTACCGCTTCGTGATCCCGCTGTCCGCCATCACCGGAGCCGTGTTCATGCTTCTCGCCGATACGCTTGGGCGGACAATTCACGCCCCTTATGAAACACCGGTGGCGGCCATCATCGCGATTCTCGGCCTGCCGTTCTTTCTCTGGGTCGTCCGGAAAGGAGGCCGGGGCTATTGA
- a CDS encoding iron-hydroxamate ABC transporter substrate-binding protein, translating to MKKTLLISALSLAALSACGGEETGSQAAGESGSGDTITYESENGPVEVPADPERVVVLAGSYTGNVMALDVDLVGVDPWSVENPNFQEELEGVEVVSDESLEKLIELDPDLIIGSTDMNNIDRLEEIAPLVTYTYDNVDYLTQHIEIGKLLNKEDEAREWVEDFKVRASDLGDRVKEEIGDDATVSVFENFDKQLYIFGDNWGRGTEILYQEMELGMPEKVEEMALEDGYYALSAEVLPEFAGDYMIFSKVTDTDNSFTETETYQNIPAVKNGNVFEAEAMKFYFNDPLTLDYQLEFFEEHFLGTES from the coding sequence ATGAAGAAAACATTACTCATATCCGCCCTGTCGCTGGCCGCGCTTAGTGCCTGCGGCGGCGAAGAAACAGGAAGCCAAGCAGCCGGCGAGTCCGGCAGCGGGGACACCATCACCTACGAATCCGAAAACGGTCCTGTCGAGGTCCCAGCTGATCCCGAGCGCGTCGTCGTACTTGCCGGATCCTACACTGGAAACGTGATGGCGCTTGACGTAGATCTCGTCGGTGTGGATCCCTGGTCCGTGGAAAACCCGAACTTCCAGGAAGAACTTGAAGGTGTCGAAGTCGTCAGCGACGAAAGCCTGGAAAAACTGATCGAACTCGATCCGGATCTGATCATTGGCTCCACCGATATGAACAATATTGACCGGCTCGAGGAAATTGCCCCCCTCGTGACGTACACATACGATAATGTGGACTACTTAACCCAGCACATTGAAATCGGGAAGCTTCTGAACAAGGAAGACGAAGCCCGGGAATGGGTGGAGGACTTTAAAGTCCGGGCCTCCGACCTTGGTGATCGTGTGAAAGAGGAAATCGGAGATGACGCAACTGTCTCTGTGTTCGAAAACTTCGACAAACAGCTTTATATTTTCGGAGACAACTGGGGACGGGGTACCGAGATTCTCTATCAGGAGATGGAGCTCGGCATGCCTGAAAAAGTAGAAGAAATGGCGCTTGAAGACGGCTATTATGCCCTTTCAGCCGAGGTTCTGCCTGAGTTTGCCGGTGACTACATGATTTTCAGTAAAGTCACTGACACCGACAACTCCTTTACAGAAACCGAAACCTATCAGAACATTCCTGCCGTCAAAAACGGCAATGTCTTTGAAGCAGAGGCGATGAAATTCTACTTCAACGATCCGCTGACGCTTGACTACCAGCTTGAATTCTTTGAGGAGCATTTCCTCGGTACCGAATCCTAA
- a CDS encoding ABC transporter ATP-binding protein, whose protein sequence is MFRLQATDLSAGYTETPIINHLDLCIPDKKVTAIIGSNGCGKSTLLKTLTRILPHSDGSILLDGEHIAKKNTKALAKDMAILPQSPETTGGLTVGELVSYGRFPHQRGFGRLTAKDKMIIDRAMEQTGTLDFKYRPVDALSGGQRQRVWIAMALAQETDMIFLDEPTTYLDLAHQLEVLELLQHLNETEERTIVMVLHDLNHAARFADHIVAMKNGGIVKSGTPDDVIEHEVLKTVFQIDAVIARDPRTHKPMCMTYHLLKGEITNEENITHIRPVAGRA, encoded by the coding sequence ATGTTTCGACTTCAGGCCACAGACCTCTCTGCCGGCTATACGGAAACGCCGATTATCAATCACCTGGATCTCTGCATCCCGGATAAAAAGGTAACCGCCATTATCGGTTCCAACGGCTGCGGCAAATCAACGCTTCTGAAAACACTCACCCGCATCCTCCCTCATTCAGACGGCTCCATTCTGCTGGACGGGGAACACATAGCAAAAAAGAATACGAAAGCACTGGCGAAGGATATGGCAATCCTCCCCCAGTCGCCGGAAACGACAGGAGGCCTTACGGTCGGTGAACTTGTTTCCTACGGCCGGTTCCCCCACCAGCGGGGCTTCGGCAGGCTGACGGCAAAAGATAAAATGATCATCGACCGCGCCATGGAGCAGACCGGCACGCTTGATTTTAAATACCGCCCGGTGGATGCGCTCTCCGGCGGGCAGCGCCAGCGTGTCTGGATCGCCATGGCCCTTGCCCAGGAAACGGATATGATTTTTCTCGATGAACCGACGACGTACCTCGATCTGGCCCATCAGCTGGAAGTACTGGAACTGCTTCAGCATTTAAACGAAACGGAAGAGCGAACGATCGTCATGGTTCTTCACGACCTGAACCACGCTGCCCGCTTTGCCGACCATATCGTCGCCATGAAAAACGGCGGGATCGTCAAATCCGGCACACCGGATGACGTGATTGAGCATGAGGTACTGAAGACCGTCTTTCAGATTGACGCTGTCATCGCCCGCGACCCGCGGACACATAAACCGATGTGCATGACCTACCACTTACTTAAAGGAGAGATCACCAATGAAGAAAACATTACTCATATCCGCCCTGTCGCTGGCCGCGCTTAG
- a CDS encoding NAD(P)/FAD-dependent oxidoreductase, whose translation MKDVYDVTIIGGGPAGLYSAFYSGLREMKVKIIDVQPELGGKVRLYPEKVIWDVGGMPPTTGDEFRKQLIEQGLRFDPAVHLDTKVTSFDRLDDGSFVIYTDKDTHYSKSVIMAAGGGIITPQKLNVTGADRFELTNLHYTIQALDRFKGKKVLVSGGGNAAVDWANELSPIAGEIFHVYRKEEPTGHEAEVARLKRGPVQSFPCTRITELKAGSDGRKIALVVLERDCVTEPFELEVDEVVVSHGYERDMELLQQKKEEIGVSDDGVILGGSDGTTGIPGLFAAGDLLRHDGKLNLIAGAFHDAANAVNQAKQYIEPDAMKYGMVSSHNDRFKDWNEKIKAQRNCTIC comes from the coding sequence ATGAAGGATGTTTATGATGTAACCATTATCGGCGGAGGACCGGCTGGGCTGTATTCGGCTTTTTACAGCGGACTAAGGGAAATGAAAGTGAAAATCATTGATGTGCAGCCGGAGCTGGGGGGAAAAGTGAGGCTGTATCCTGAAAAAGTCATCTGGGACGTGGGCGGGATGCCGCCGACGACCGGGGACGAGTTTCGGAAACAGCTGATCGAACAGGGACTGCGCTTTGATCCGGCCGTCCACTTAGATACGAAAGTGACTTCTTTTGATAGACTCGATGACGGCTCGTTTGTCATTTATACAGATAAAGACACGCACTATTCAAAGTCTGTGATCATGGCAGCCGGAGGCGGGATCATCACGCCGCAGAAGCTGAATGTAACCGGAGCCGACCGGTTTGAACTTACGAATCTTCATTACACCATTCAGGCCCTTGATCGTTTTAAAGGAAAAAAAGTGCTTGTTTCAGGCGGAGGAAATGCAGCGGTGGACTGGGCAAATGAACTTTCACCAATTGCAGGCGAAATCTTTCACGTGTATCGAAAAGAGGAACCAACCGGCCACGAGGCGGAGGTGGCCCGCCTGAAAAGAGGACCGGTGCAGTCGTTCCCTTGTACACGGATCACGGAGCTTAAAGCCGGAAGCGATGGTAGGAAGATCGCCCTGGTTGTTCTTGAGCGTGACTGTGTGACAGAGCCGTTTGAACTGGAGGTCGATGAGGTGGTTGTGAGCCACGGATACGAACGGGACATGGAGCTTCTTCAGCAAAAGAAGGAAGAAATCGGCGTGTCTGATGACGGTGTGATCCTGGGGGGATCAGACGGGACAACCGGGATCCCGGGTCTATTTGCAGCAGGTGATTTACTCCGGCATGATGGCAAACTCAATCTGATTGCAGGCGCCTTTCACGATGCAGCAAATGCGGTCAACCAGGCGAAGCAGTACATCGAGCCCGATGCCATGAAATACGGGATGGTGTCCTCCCACAATGACAGATTTAAAGACTGGAACGAGAAAATTAAAGCACAGAGAAACTGCACCATTTGTTAA
- a CDS encoding GNAT family N-acetyltransferase codes for MIRELQTESEIRQAYQVMRHLRTNLSEDDYMKLVKEARELDGYRMMVLDHDGKIAVVAGFKPMITLYYGRFVWVCDLVTDPAIRSKGFGEALLKAVHQWAKDEGYERMALSSGLQRTEAHRFYEKKLNYERASYVFKHELI; via the coding sequence ATGATCCGTGAATTACAGACAGAAAGTGAGATTCGCCAGGCATACCAGGTTATGCGTCACCTGCGGACTAATCTGAGTGAAGACGACTATATGAAACTCGTAAAAGAAGCCCGTGAATTGGACGGCTACCGGATGATGGTGCTTGATCACGACGGGAAAATCGCGGTCGTTGCCGGCTTCAAGCCGATGATTACGCTCTACTACGGACGTTTTGTCTGGGTGTGTGATCTTGTCACCGACCCGGCGATCCGTTCAAAAGGCTTTGGTGAAGCGCTTTTGAAAGCGGTTCACCAGTGGGCGAAGGACGAGGGCTATGAGCGTATGGCCCTGTCATCAGGACTGCAGCGTACGGAAGCCCACCGCTTTTACGAAAAAAAATTGAACTACGAACGGGCAAGTTATGTGTTTAAGCATGAGCTCATATAA
- a CDS encoding GNAT family N-acetyltransferase, with amino-acid sequence MITELNRADFHLCRPLIDEKVHLEARAVVEENNPGRIFVDHSRKPAAALIWIGNNDGMIFIGDPRNDIFLKELVPFIAGPLKKMLAEEGMTWFEAVPAGKDWEEVLQRLFQNRKLSVWEQQVYRLNDTDLIQPDYETSIDDYHFISAAQALADPQLNTSFLLDMIHDSWASELDFAASGTGFCAVYAGEVVSACLTNFFAGRIHSASLATREDHRRKGIGKQVTYLFAGECFNKGLEPYWDCTTTNTPSVKTAEGAGFYKDFTYRVYSFPVT; translated from the coding sequence ATGATTACGGAACTGAACAGGGCCGACTTTCACTTATGCAGGCCGCTTATTGATGAGAAGGTTCACCTGGAAGCCCGGGCGGTCGTGGAGGAAAACAATCCCGGCCGTATTTTTGTCGACCATTCACGAAAGCCGGCTGCCGCGCTAATTTGGATCGGAAATAACGACGGCATGATCTTCATCGGCGATCCCCGCAACGACATTTTCCTGAAGGAACTCGTTCCGTTTATTGCCGGCCCTCTAAAAAAAATGCTGGCAGAGGAAGGGATGACCTGGTTTGAAGCTGTTCCTGCCGGGAAAGATTGGGAGGAAGTGTTACAGAGGCTGTTCCAAAACCGGAAGCTTTCAGTGTGGGAACAGCAGGTGTACCGTCTGAATGACACGGATCTGATCCAGCCGGATTATGAAACATCAATCGACGATTACCATTTTATCAGTGCGGCTCAGGCTCTCGCTGATCCCCAGTTAAACACCTCGTTTTTACTGGACATGATCCACGACTCCTGGGCATCCGAATTGGATTTTGCTGCGTCGGGCACAGGCTTTTGTGCCGTGTATGCGGGAGAGGTCGTCAGTGCGTGCCTCACAAACTTCTTCGCCGGCCGCATACATTCTGCCAGTCTCGCAACCAGGGAGGACCACAGAAGAAAAGGGATCGGAAAGCAGGTTACATATCTGTTTGCCGGGGAATGTTTTAACAAAGGACTCGAACCTTACTGGGACTGTACAACAACCAATACCCCGTCTGTTAAAACAGCCGAAGGTGCAGGGTTTTACAAAGATTTCACGTACCGTGTTTATTCTTTTCCCGTAACTTGA
- a CDS encoding M23 family metallopeptidase: MMKRAGAMTAGTLIFLAACGDHEQQTDTSGAVTPDTFPDTVLAGETDRIYSQMSSNFQEQISEDELDNLTDNFIRGIESFEHYTETDFGESAEHIWISDTRDRGMTAHFSEDLTIEGMVFTPVTFHPDADENWTENTYALPIGEDEWFVLWGGTNELVNYHYAFENQRYALDLIVMNDGASFEGDPEENDSYFAFGLEVKAPLEGEVIRVENDLPDQTPGVEKDPENLLGNYVMIEHEHGEYSVLAHFKQDSITVAEGEHVETGDLIGLTGNSGNTTEPHIHFHVADSPNWETATSLPIAFENGLDPVRGDTVTGE; the protein is encoded by the coding sequence ATGATGAAAAGAGCAGGGGCGATGACTGCAGGAACATTGATTTTTCTGGCGGCCTGCGGGGATCACGAGCAGCAGACAGATACCAGCGGGGCGGTTACACCGGATACGTTTCCAGACACCGTGCTGGCAGGGGAAACCGACCGGATCTACAGTCAGATGAGCAGCAATTTCCAGGAACAGATCTCCGAGGATGAGCTGGACAACCTTACGGATAACTTTATACGGGGCATAGAATCGTTTGAACATTATACAGAAACAGACTTCGGGGAATCGGCAGAACATATCTGGATCAGTGATACACGGGACAGAGGAATGACGGCTCATTTCAGTGAGGATCTGACGATCGAAGGGATGGTCTTTACCCCGGTTACATTTCATCCGGACGCAGACGAAAACTGGACCGAAAATACATACGCGCTACCGATAGGTGAGGATGAATGGTTTGTGCTCTGGGGCGGAACCAATGAACTGGTAAACTACCACTACGCCTTTGAGAACCAGCGCTATGCACTTGATCTGATCGTCATGAATGATGGCGCTTCCTTTGAAGGAGATCCAGAGGAAAATGACAGTTATTTTGCTTTCGGTTTGGAGGTAAAAGCGCCCCTTGAAGGAGAAGTCATTCGCGTTGAAAACGATCTGCCGGATCAGACGCCGGGAGTGGAAAAGGATCCGGAAAACCTTCTTGGTAATTATGTGATGATTGAACACGAGCACGGGGAATACAGTGTGCTTGCTCATTTCAAACAGGATAGCATCACTGTGGCGGAAGGCGAGCACGTCGAAACCGGTGATCTGATCGGTCTCACAGGGAATTCAGGCAATACGACCGAGCCTCACATTCACTTCCATGTGGCTGACAGCCCGAACTGGGAAACGGCAACGTCCCTGCCGATCGCATTTGAAAACGGCCTGGATCCCGTCAGAGGGGACACGGTCACGGGAGAGTAA
- a CDS encoding phosphotransferase family protein: protein MESQIREKISILKDAKSVRRLHKGFSDDQKYVIDEEWLLRVFSSREDERRKTEFDTIRRLSTLSDRIPEAVRYDVLQDEGLSFMVLGFVAGEDGEAALPKMLEKDQYLAGVEASKELAKLHQLPAPQETEPWYEVKKQKNSRYIEGLRELDIEPAMAQTLSTYLCEHEHLMKDRPNRFQHDDFLPSNLIFKDGRFAGLIDFQRMDWGDPLHDLQKLGFFSKQVSVPFSRGAIDGYREHVSSDEKFWRLYAYYSAVHVVSSLVWAKKEGPDVYDQVYGYALEVMDDHDSFTREIPKWYRTSGGIADAGHPS from the coding sequence ATGGAAAGTCAAATAAGGGAAAAAATCAGTATCCTGAAAGATGCAAAATCGGTAAGGAGGCTTCATAAAGGATTTTCGGATGATCAGAAGTATGTGATTGACGAAGAGTGGCTTCTTCGCGTTTTCTCAAGCAGGGAGGACGAGCGTCGGAAAACAGAGTTTGATACGATTCGAAGGCTCTCGACGCTGTCAGACCGAATTCCGGAAGCCGTCAGGTATGACGTTTTGCAGGATGAAGGCCTGTCCTTTATGGTACTCGGTTTCGTGGCGGGGGAAGACGGGGAAGCAGCACTTCCAAAGATGCTGGAAAAAGATCAGTACCTGGCCGGCGTAGAAGCCTCCAAGGAACTGGCGAAGCTTCATCAGCTGCCGGCACCGCAAGAAACGGAGCCGTGGTATGAGGTTAAAAAGCAGAAAAACAGCCGCTATATAGAAGGTCTGAGAGAGCTGGACATTGAACCGGCCATGGCCCAAACGCTGAGTACCTATTTATGTGAGCACGAGCACCTGATGAAGGATCGTCCTAACCGGTTTCAGCACGATGATTTTCTTCCTTCAAACCTGATCTTTAAAGACGGACGGTTTGCCGGTCTGATCGATTTTCAGAGGATGGACTGGGGCGATCCGCTCCATGATCTTCAGAAGCTCGGCTTTTTTTCCAAACAGGTGAGTGTGCCTTTTTCCAGAGGAGCGATTGACGGGTACAGGGAACACGTCAGCAGTGATGAGAAGTTCTGGCGTCTGTACGCCTACTACAGTGCCGTGCACGTCGTCTCCTCCCTTGTTTGGGCAAAGAAGGAAGGACCTGATGTTTACGATCAGGTGTACGGTTATGCTCTGGAGGTGATGGACGACCACGACAGTTTTACCCGTGAAATCCCGAAATGGTATCGCACATCAGGAGGTATTGCCGATGCCGGTCATCCATCATGA
- a CDS encoding SRPBCC family protein, whose product MPVIHHEIFIQAPPEVCFDLARDVDVHTRTTSETGEKAVGGVITGLLEKGDAVTWEATHFKIRQRLTAEIVQMDRPHSFTDVMIKGAFASFTHTHEFRRKGNGTIMTDTFDYRSPFGVLGRLADRVFLETYMKRFIVSRAKALKKMAEEKA is encoded by the coding sequence ATGCCGGTCATCCATCATGAGATTTTCATTCAGGCACCACCGGAAGTCTGCTTTGATCTGGCGCGGGATGTGGATGTTCATACCCGGACCACATCGGAGACCGGTGAAAAGGCTGTAGGCGGGGTGATTACAGGCCTTTTGGAAAAAGGTGATGCTGTTACGTGGGAAGCGACCCACTTTAAAATCAGGCAGCGGCTGACCGCAGAAATCGTCCAGATGGACAGGCCGCACAGCTTTACCGACGTGATGATCAAAGGAGCGTTTGCCTCGTTTACCCATACTCACGAGTTCAGGCGCAAAGGAAACGGAACCATCATGACTGATACCTTTGACTATCGGTCGCCGTTCGGTGTTTTGGGCCGGCTGGCAGACCGGGTGTTTCTGGAAACGTACATGAAACGGTTTATCGTAAGCCGTGCAAAAGCATTGAAAAAGATGGCTGAAGAAAAAGCATAA
- a CDS encoding halocin C8 precursor-like protein, translating into MEKKLMKPLMLLSLAVVFFFANMSAGTGIMAQDSEPPELRTEFSSNVSNKEFNQIRNGLKHTDAYKAYKDMSMINAVPNRDIIINTVEGENGTYAYVEFMLDAHKASMSDNLVYAQFTYHLDEQRVVSDHGLYAMELDDDYINLKMLYNVNGTGVEVYDVNVDVDGKMSDIDGLEILEEDFIASSELKIKSILDELDPEEMGSNSFCEYALAALCGAGGGAGCYAAAAALGITTGIGGVSLAIVCGAISSVGCTAASDQICG; encoded by the coding sequence ATGGAAAAGAAGCTGATGAAACCGCTGATGCTGCTGTCTCTCGCTGTTGTTTTCTTTTTTGCAAATATGAGTGCGGGAACGGGGATCATGGCCCAGGATTCCGAGCCTCCTGAGTTAAGAACAGAGTTTTCCTCCAATGTGTCCAACAAGGAATTTAACCAGATCCGCAACGGCCTGAAACATACGGATGCCTACAAAGCATATAAGGATATGTCCATGATCAATGCGGTCCCGAACCGGGATATTATCATTAATACTGTTGAAGGGGAAAACGGGACTTATGCGTACGTGGAGTTTATGCTTGATGCACATAAGGCGTCTATGAGTGACAACCTGGTGTATGCGCAGTTTACTTATCATTTGGATGAACAGCGGGTCGTTTCGGATCACGGACTCTATGCGATGGAGCTGGATGATGACTATATCAACCTGAAAATGCTATACAATGTGAACGGTACGGGTGTGGAGGTCTACGATGTGAATGTGGACGTGGATGGGAAAATGTCGGACATTGATGGGTTGGAAATCCTTGAGGAAGATTTCATTGCTTCCTCTGAACTTAAGATTAAAAGTATTCTAGATGAGCTGGATCCGGAAGAGATGGGTTCCAATTCATTTTGTGAGTATGCACTTGCTGCCCTTTGCGGCGCAGGCGGTGGAGCCGGCTGTTACGCAGCGGCGGCAGCCCTTGGCATCACAACAGGCATTGGCGGGGTAAGCCTTGCCATTGTTTGCGGCGCAATCAGCAGCGTCGGCTGTACTGCTGCCTCAGATCAGATTTGCGGATAG